The Nitrospira sp. genomic sequence CGGTCGGCTCATCGGCAAGCAGGAGTGTGGGCATGGTCACCAGCGCCCGGGCGATGGCCACTCGCTGCTGCTGACCGCCGGAAAGCTGCGCTGGATAGTGGTGCTCGCGTCCAGACAATCCCACGCGCGCCAGCGCCTCCACCGCCTTGGCCCGCTGCTCGCGCAGCGAGAGCCCGCGATAGAACAGCGGCAACTGTACGTTCTCCAGCGCGCTAGTTCTTGGAATTAGATTGAAATTTTGGAAGACGAAACCGATCCGATGGTTGCGGAGCTCGGCCAGCTCATCGGTCTCCATCCGCCCGACGTCGATCTCGCCCATCCGGTAGCTGCCACGGGTGGGCGTGTCAAGGCACCCGACGATGTTCATGAAGGTAGATTTGCCGGAGCCGGACGAGCCCATGATCGCCACGAACTCGCCCTGGTCAATGGAGACGGTGAGGCCGCGCAGCGCCTGCACTTCCAGGTCGCCAAGCCGGTAGATTTTCCAGACGTCCTGACAGTCGATTAAGGACGCCACGTGCGTACCTCGTTGTGCGTGAAGCGTGGCGCGAGGGCAGGACCACGTGGATGCACAACTAAGAACGAGCGACGCTTCACGGGGTCACAACCCGCGATCCCGTCCGCCTGGCCGCCGCGGTTGATGCGGCCCCCCGCCACCGAACCCCGGAGGTAGATTATTCGACCGCGTGGACTTCAGCGCTTCCAATCCGACGATGATGGAATCGCCCTCCTTGAGGTCCCCACTGGTGATTTCGGTGACCAGTCCATCAGAAATCCCAGTCTGCACCGCCACCGGCTTCGGATCACCGGACGCATTCATTTTCCAGACTGTCTTCGCTCCGCTCCGCTCTTTGAGCGGCGCCGCCCCCGGATGGCCAGATGACCCGCCCGCGCCCTCGGTCATTTTGGGCGGCACAAAGCGCAGCGCGGAGTTCGGCACTTTCAATGTGTCGTCCTTGCGCGCGACGACAATGGAGACGTTCGCCGTCATGCCTGGCTTCAACTGCAGGCCCGTATTATCCACGTCGACGACAACGTCGTAGGTCACCACGTTCTGCACGCTGATCGGCGAGTTGCGTACCTGGCGGATCTTGCCCTGGAACCGCTGGCCCGGATAGGCGTCCACCGTGAACGCAACCTCCTTCCCTTCCGTGATGCCGCCGATGTCGGCCTCGCTCACGTTCGCGTTCACCTGCATCTTCGTCAAATCCTGAGCGATCATGAACACCACAGGGATGGACATGCTGGCATTTATCCGCTGCCCGACTTCGACCAGACGCGAGATGACGATGCCGTCGATGGGTGCCTTGATGACGGTATAGGTCAGGTCGAGCTCGGCCGCCTCCAGCGCCGCTTGTGCCTGCTTGACCGCGGCTTCCGCCACGGCCAGTTGCGCCATCGCGCCTTCGTGAGCGGTCACAGCCACGTCTACATCGTTCTGCGAAACAAACTGCTGTGTGATGAGGGACTGCACCCGGTCAAGCTCGCGCTTGCGTTGCAGGAGATCGGCCTTGGACTTGAGCACTGCCGCCTTAGCGTTGGCCAGATTCGCCGACGCCTGGTCGCGCCGCGCACGGTACGGGAAGGGGTCGATGCGGGCGACCACGTCGTTCTTCTTCACGACGGAATTGAAGTCCGCGTGAAGGCTTTCTACCATGCCCGTCACCTGGCTGCCGACCTGGACCATTGTCACAGGATTAATCGTACCGGTCGCATTGACGACCGACACGATCGCGCCCCACTCGACCGGCACGGTCTTGTAGCGGACAGGAATCTTCCGCTCGCCGCTAAAAAATACGTAGCCCCCTATGGCCACGCCCACCGCGAGAATGCCAGCGATCCAAATCACTTTCCGTGTCATGCTGTGGTATCCATACACACTGTGCTTGCACTCATTGTGCAGCCAAACCGGCTCAAACGCAACAGGCCATCCGCCGGGTGGAGAATGGCCTGCGCAGCGCTGCGACCGCGGCGCCTATACGCCGCGAGAGTCCCCGTTGTTACTGGGAAGCAGTGATCCGATCCTTGATGGCGTCAAGCTTCGGCTTTGGCAATATGCCTCGCAAGACGAGTTCCTGTTTCACCTTGTAGGGCCGTCCGGCGACCACCTTGGCCGCCTCCTCCTGGGTGAGCCCGAGCATTTCGAGCTGCTTCGACAAGGCGGTATTGACGTTCACAAGCCCGGCAGCAGCCGGATCCGCAGGCGCAGAGGTCGGCACCGGCGCCACGGGAGCAGCGGGCGGCATCGGCACGGCCATCGGAGAGGCCGGCGGTTCCTTGATCGCCCTCTGGTACTTGGTCACCGTGGCTTTGAGCGAATCATTCTGCTTCTTCAGGGAGTCATTGACCTGTTTGAGCGCGCGGTTCTGCGCGGCGAGATCGCGCGAGCGCTGATCCAGATCACGCATGCGGGAATCCTTGCCGCCTCGTTCTTTGTCCAGACTGTCGTTTAGACGCTGCAACTCGGCGGAGGCTAGTTCGGCATCCGCCGTTAGTTTGCTCTTCTGATCCCGAAGACTTTTGACCTCGTCTTCGAGAGCCTTCTTTTGCAGCTGCACCCGCTCGGCCTTCTCTTTCGCCTCCTGGGTATCCGCCATCGCCTGCTCGTACTTACTCGAACTCACGCAGCCACTTGCGACCATCGCCGCTAGCGCCAGCACACCCATCACTGCTCCGCTTTTCATGTCTTCCTCCACCACCGACCAGAAAAAACTCCAAAACTTACGACTCTGTGTAGTGCATCCCATGAAATTTGTCAACCGAAACAATGATTTATCGTGTTTTCGGCTTCCGTGGCTGATGGGTCGCCCACTCGACAGGCCGGACAGACACAATACCGCTCAGCATCAGCCCTAAGCCCATCCCGCTTGGAAGGCCGGGCATTCGAAGAGTTGACGCCGCCCAACAACTCTGTGAAGATGCGCGCCGCCATGAATGTGTGGGGGCCGGAACTGGCTGTCATTCTCGGGATTGTTGAAGGACTCACCGAATTCCTGCCGATTTCTTCCACCGGCCATTTGATTCTCATCGGGCACTGGCTGGGTTTTACCGGCGAGACCGCGGCGAGCGTCGCGATTTCCATCCAACTGGGCGCAATCCTGGCCGTGGTCGTCTACGAGCGACAGAAACTGTCCGCTTTTTTCTCGCAGGCCCTAACGGAGCAGGCGTCGCTCAGAGCATCGTGCGGGACGACCGGTTGGATGGACGCGCTCACACAATCAATGACCCAGCACCGGAACCTCTGGTTTCTGATCGGCCTCTTCGTGGCCTTTCTCCCCGCAGCCGTCCTCGGTCTGCTAAGCCACCACTGGATTGAGACCCATCTGTTTAATCCGCGCACCGTTGCCATCGCCTCCATCATAGGCGGGGGCATCATCATGGGCGTGGAGGCGCTGAAACTCAACCCGCGCGTAACCCAGTTGGGGCAGGTCGGCGTGCGGACGGCTTTCTGGGTCGGCGTGGCCCAGTGCGTCGCCCTGATCCCTGGCGCCTCCCGTTCCGGCGCCACGATCATCGGCGCCCTGCTGCAAGGCATGGACCGCAAGACCGCAACGGAATACTCCTTTTTTCTGGCCCTACCGACATTGATCGCCGCAACCGGCTACAAGCTGTTGAAATCGGCAGCCACGTTTTCCTCGCACGACCTGATGGCGCTTGGGCTGGGCATGATCGTCGCGTTCTTCGTGGCTTGGGCGGTCATCGCCGGCTTCCTGACCTTTGTCCAGCGGCACAGCTTGATGGTCTTTGCCTATTACCGCATCGCCATGGGCGCACTAGTACTCTGGATCATTCCGTAGAGAGGAACTGTTGGGCTGCTGCTACCATGAAAGCCTACGCCCCCTGAGCGGCGGACAACAAAGACACGCTTCACTCCGACGTGATGAGGACCGATAAAGCGCCAGCGCTGCAACTGGCGAAGGGATACCTGCCCAGCTAAGCGAGGCCGATACGGCGGTCACAACCAAAGACGATCAGTACTGCTACACCCAGCCGATATTATTTTTCTCAACCGAAAAGCAGAAACAGTTCTACGCAAAGAGCGGATCTATCCTGCCGCTTTCCGCTTAAACTTTAGCTAATTCTTCAACTGTTGTGGCGCGGGCTCTGCTTCGTGCTTCTCGAAAGCCAAATGATAGACCAGGAAGCAGACGCCGGCACTGATGGCCGCATCGGCCACATTGAAGGCCGGCCAGTGATACGCACCAAGGTAGATATCCAGAAAGTCGATCACTTCGCCGAACCGCACACGGTCCAATAAATTTCCAATCGCCCCTCCGAAGACCGCCGCCACGCTGAGCTGCCCGATCCAATGCGTGGGCTTTAGCCGTACGAAGATCGTGCTCAATAAAACCAGCGCAAGGATGGACGTCACCCCAAAAAAGGCCAGCCGAAACCCGCTGCTGCTGGACGCCAGAATGCCAAAGGCCGCGCCGGGGTTGCGGATGTAGGTGATGCTGAAGAAATCTGGCACCACCGGAATGGACTCGTGCAGCCGCATGGACTGCGTGATCTGGAGTTTCGTCGCCTGATCGAGCAACACGGTGATGACGCTGACCAACCCCAGCAGCACGTAACGGGCCGTCGGCTTACTCACTGGATTACCTCCACGCAGCGGTCGCAGAGGGTCGGATGATCCATGAACGTCCCAACCGCCGGCCGGTAGTTCCAGCAGCGCTCGCATTTGCTGCCTTTAGCCTTAATGATTGTGACAGCAAAGTCTGGCTTGAGTGGCAGATTTGTGACTGGCTTCAGATTAACCTGTGACACAATGAACAAACTCGGGAGAATATCTTTATGACGGTCCAGAAGTTTAAATTTGTCTGGATTAGCTTCAATCAGCACTTCCGCTTCCAGTGAGGACCCAATAGTTTTGTCCTTGCGTTGGATTTCCAATTTGGCCTGTACGTCAACTCGAACTTCCAACAGTTTCTCCCACTGCGCTGCAAGTTCCTTGGCTGGCTTACCATCTGTCCATTTCGGAGAGGCCTCCGGGAACGATGCCAAATGCACGCTGGCCGCCTCCTTGCGTGCCGCCTCTGGCAACATCTGCCAGATTTCATCTGCCGTGAAGCTCAGCACTGGTGCCATGAGCTTCGTTAGCGCCACCACCACATCATACAAGACGGTCTGCGAGCTACGCCGCTCGTGCGCGTCCTTGCGGAAGGTGTAGAGCCGGTCTTTCAGAATATCGAGATAGACGGCACTCAAATCTACCGCGCAGAAATTATTCAGCGTGTGGAAGATGGTGTGGAATTCATAAGCGTCGTAGGCCGTTTGGACTTTTGGAATCAGTTCGCCCAGTCGCAGTAGTGCCCAGCGATCTAATTCCGGAAGCTTCTCGTAGGCCACCCGGTCCCGAGCCGGATCAAAGTCGTAGAGATTGCTCAGCAGAAACCGGCAGGTATTGCGGATCTTGCGATAGGCCTCAACGAGATGGCCTAGGATCTCCTGTGAGATGCGGAGGTCTTCCCGGTAATCCTGCGCGGCGACCCAGAGCCGGAGAATTTCCGCTCCGGATTGCTTGATGACGTCCTGTGGTGCCACCACGTTACCGACCGACTTGGACATTTTCTTTCCCGCTCCATCCACGACAAAACCGTGGGTGAGCACCGCTTTGTAGGGCGGCTGACCGTCCGTCGTCATGCCGGCGAGTAGCGTGCTGTGGAACCAGCCGCGATGCTGATCCGAGCCTTCCAGATAGAGGCCCGCTGGCCACCACTGATGTGGTTTGAGCACGGCCGCAAAGCTCACACCCGACTCGAACCAGACATCGAGAATGTCTTTCTCCTTTTCAAACTCCTTTCCCCCACACGAACAGACCGTTCCAGCAGGCAGCAGTTCAGCCGCTGTTTTCTGGAACCAGACATCTGCGCCCTGCTGCTCAACCAAGCCGGCCACATGCTCGATCAGTCTTTGATCAGCCAAAACTTTTTTGCAGGCTTTGCATGTGAATCCAGGAATCGGTACGCCCCAGGACCGCTGACGCGAGAGGCACCAGTCTGGCCGGTTCTCGATCATGCCGAAAATGCGATCGCGCCCCCAGGGCGGAATCCAGCCCCTGCGCGCGGCCATCTCATCAATGACGCCAAGGGTCTTTTTCCGAAGATCGTTTTTCTCCATCGAAACGAACCACTGCTCCGTCGCACGGAAGATCACCGGCTGCTTGCATCGCCAACAATGTGGATAGGAATGGCTCAGGCTGTCCGATCCCAGCAGTACGCCTTTCGACTTGAGCGTTTCAACAATCGCAGGATTGGCCTTAAAAACATGCTGGCCCGTGAAGTCGTTTACGCGCGCAGTAAAGCGTCCCGCGTTGTCGACCGGTGCAAGGATTTCCAACTGCTCCGCCTTTGGCGCGACGGCGTTATGCTCCAGCACAAGGATATAGTCCTCCATGCCGTGCCCGGGCGCGATGTGCACACAGCCGGTGCCTTGCTCCAAAGTGACGAAGTTGCCAAGCAGCACCGGTGAAATGCCATCCGTCAGCGGACGCTTTGCTCCGAGCCCCTGAAATACCTGTCCCTTTTTTGCCCCCAACACCGTGAAATCCGACACCGCACAGGCCTTGGCAAATGCATCCACCAGTGGCTTGGCGATGACGTAGGCCTCGCTGCCAACCTTTACCACGGCATAGTCGAACTCCGGATGGAGACAGACGGCCTGATTAGCAGGAAGCGTCCAGGGCGTGGTGGTCCAGATGACCACGGAGAGTGTGTTGACGCCGGAGAGTGCAACGCCGATCTTTTTTTCGACAGTTGCCGGGCCATCCACGAGCGGAAACTTCACATAAACCGACGGCGAGGTGTGATTCTCGTACTCCACTTCCGCTTCCGCCAGCGCGGTCTGGTCCTGTGTACACCAGAGAACTGGCTTGAGGCCCTTGTACACACAGCCCTTTGCGACAAACTTGCCGAACTCGCGCAAAATTGTCGCCTCGTAGCCCGGGTTCATCGTCAAATAGGGATGGCCCCAGTCGCCCAGCACACCCAGACGCTTGAACTCGTCGCGCTGGATCGCGACATATTTCTCAGCGTAGTCGTGGCAGAGCTTGCGGATCGCCGTGGCATCCAGGTCTTTTTTCTTGTCGCCTAACTCTTTCAGCACTTGATGTTCGATCGGTAGACCGTGGCAGTCCCAGCCCGGGACATAGGGCACGTGGAAACCAGCCATTGTTTTCGACTTGATGATGATGTCTTTGAGGATTTTGTTCAGCGCATGGCCGATATGAATACGGCCGTTCGCGTAGGGTGGCCCGTCGTGCAGTACAAACAGCGGACGGCCTTTCCCCGCATGCTGAATCTTCTCGTAGAGCCGCTCCTCCTCCCAACGCGCGAGCATCTCGGGTTCCCGCTGCGGCAGGTTCGCCTTCATCGGGAAGTCAGTCTTGGGCAGGTTGAGGGTCGCTTTATAGTCCATTGTTTCGAATTAAGAACGGTGAATGATGAATTGTGAAGTGCACGGGTGGTTGAATCCGAAATTCAACCTTCGGCTTTCACAATTCGAAATTTCCAGTTAGCTAATCGCCATCATGCGGTCAAGCGCAACCTTGGCCCAGCGTTTCTCGTCATCCGGCACCACGATGGAATTGGCGACATGCCCGCTGGCCAGGTTTTCCATCGCCCAGCAGAGGTGAGGCGCATCGATGCGGAACATGGTAGCGCACTGGCAGACTGTGGAAGAGAGGAAGTAGACGTGCTTGTCGGGCTGCTCTTTCTTGAGTCGGTTGACCAGGTTCAATTCCGTCCCGACCGCCCAGGCGGTGCCAGCCGGCGCAGCCGTGACTGTGCGGATGATAAACTCCGTCGAGCCAACCTGATCAGCCTTGTTGACGACATCTTCGTGGCATTCCGGGTGTACGATCACCTTGATGCCAGGATATTGTTTACGGAAATAGTCCACGTGCGCCGGCTGGAACATCTGGTGCACGCTGCAATGCCCCTTCCAGAGAATGAGCTTCGCGCGCCTGATCGCCTCCACGCTGTTGCCGCCGCGGGGCTGGAACGGATCCCACACAATCATCTCCTCGCGCGGTAGGCCCATCTTATTGGCCGTGTTGCGGCCAAGATGTTCATCGGGAAAGAACAAAATCTTTTCGCGGCGCGCCCAGGCCCACTCGATCACCGCGCGCGCATTAGATGACGTGCAGGTGATACCGCCGTGCTCGCCACAGAACGCCTTAAGCACTGCCGCAGAATTCACATAGACCGCCGGCAGGACGGTCTCTTCGACCGGAATCACGCGGCCGAGTTCGTCCCAACACTGGTCTACCTGCTCGATTGCCGCCATATCGGCCATGGAGCAGCCGGCAGCCATGTCCGGCAGGATCACGGTTTGATTGGAGCGGCTGAGAATATCAGCCGTTTCGGCCATGAAATGGACGCCGCAGAAGACGACGTACGGACGGTCGGATTGCCGCTCGGCGATCTGGGCCAGCTTGAGGGAGTCGCCACGAAAATCTGCATGCACAATAACTTCGTCGCGCTGGTAGTTGTGGCCAAGGACCATCACGCGGTCGCCGAGCGCGCGCTTGGCCTCGGCGGTTCGCTGGAAGAGTTCTTCAGCGGAACGTCCTTGATATTCAGCGATGGTTCGCGGCTCAGAGGTGATGGCCTTCACGATCTCACTCCCCCCGCCCAACCCCTCAAAACTCCACGGGTTGTGAATGCGTTGCCATTGTACGCGAGGAGTTTCAGACAATCAATGCTGCCTGCACGGCAGTGACCGCCCTACTGCGGGGAACGATGCGCGGCCATCTGCGTCGTGCGGGGCCTGAAAAAATCCTCAATGTGTTCTGCGAATACCCCTCTTGTTTGTTTGGACCTACAGCCTAGCGTTTGGCACGCCCTCTTCACCTCATCACGGCCGGCAATGCCGGACAGACTCGTCGTTGACATTCCAAAAAAAAGGGGAGTACGATGCGGCGTAGCTAGGGGGGCCTTGCGGCTGAGATGTGGCCCGCGCGCCACACTCCCTCTGAACCTGACCTGGATAATGCCAGCGTAGGGAAGCGGACAGAGCGTGGATCCTTTCAAACGCCGCCGTTCCCTCCGCTGGGAAATGCCGGCGTTTTTATTTGGGCCAGCAGAAAGGACACGCTATGAGTCTCACGGGAAACGGCTCCAACGGCCACAAGGGGAATGGCAGCGGCCACACCCCCACCGCCTCTCTGACAACGACCCCCTTCCCAGCCTCTCGAAAGGTCCATGTGGACGGCACACGCGGTGTCCGCGTGCCGATGCGCGAAATTAGCCTGACTCCGACCCGTTCGACCAACGGCGACGCGCCGGTGCCCAATTCCCCAGTCACCGTCTACGATACGTCCGGTCCCTACACGGACCCGGCCGCGACGATCGATGCCCGCAAGGGCCTCGCGCCTCTGCGCTGGCAATGGATTCTGAATCGCACCGACGTGGAACAATTGACCAATGTGTCATCTGAATATGGCCGACTGCGTGCGGCGGACCCCAAACTGAACGAACTGCGGTTCCAGCACATTCGCAAGCCGCTGCGCGCCAAGCACGGCATGAATGTTTCCCAGTTGCACTATGCCCGCAAAGGCATCATTACGCCGGAGATGGAGTTCATCGCGATTCGTGAAAATCAATCGCGCGAGTTCGCCCTTGAGCTAATCGCTAGAAACGGACACGGCGGCGGTGTTGCGCAGCATCCTGGCCAATCATGGGGCGCCAAAATTCCAGATAGGATCACACCTGAGTTCGTGCGCGACGAGGTCGCCCGGGGCCGCGCGATCATCCCGGCCAACATCAACCACCCAGAAAGCGAGCCGATGATCATCGGCCGCAATTTTCTCGTCAAGATCAACGCCAATATCGGGAACTCAGCCGTCGCCTCTTCGATTGAAGAAGAAGTCCAAAAGATGATCTGGGCCATCCGCTGGGGTTCGGACACGGTGATGGACCTCTCCACCGGCAAAAACATTCACGAAACCCGCGAATGGATCATCCGCAACTCCCCCGTGCCCATCGGGACCGTGCCGATCTATCAGGCGCTGGAGAAAGTCGGCGGTAAGGCAGAAGACCTGACTTGGGAAATTTACCGTGACACGCTGATCGAGCAGGCTGAGCAAGGCGTGGACTATTTCACAATTCACGCGGGGGTGCGCCTGCGTTACGTACCGATGACCGCGAAGCGGATGACCGGCATCGTCTCTCGTGGCGGGTCCATCCACGCCAAGTGGTGCCTTGCGCATCACGAGGAGAATTTCGCCTACACGCACTTCGAAGATATTTGTGAGATCATGAAGGCCTACGACGTCTCCTTCAGCCTCGGGGACGGCCTACGCCCGGGCTCCATTGCTGACGCCAACGACGACGCGCAGTTTGCCGAACTGGAAACGCTGGGTGAACTCACCCAGATCGCCTGGCGCCACGATGTACAGGTAATGATCGAGGGCCCCGGCCACGTTCCGATGCATCTCATTCAGGTCAACATGGAGAAGCAGCTCAAGGAATGCCACGAGGCGCCCTTCTACACGCTGGGGCCGCTGACCACGGATATCGCTCCGGGCTACGATCACATCACGTCCGGCATCGGCGCTGCGATGATTGGCTGGTACGGCTGCGCGATGCTCTGCTACGTGACGCCGAAAGAACATTTGGGCTTGCCGGACAAAGAAGACGTGAAGGTCGGCGTCGTCACCTATAAGATCGCAGCCCACGCCGCCGATCTCGCCAAGGGACATCCGGGCGCGCAGGCGCGGGACAACGCCCTTTCTAAAGCTCGGTTTGAGTTCCGATGGGAGGATCAGTTTAATTTGTCGCTGGACCCGGACACGGCGAAGGATTTCCATGACGCCACTCTGCCAGACAACGCAGCGAAGGTGTCACATTTCTGCTCCATGTGCGGTCCGCATTTCTGCTCGATGAAGATCACGCAGGACGTGCGGGACTATGCCGCAAAGAAGCAACTCGACGAGCAGCAAGCCATCCAGATCGGCATGAAGGAAAAGTCGGACGAATTTAAAAAAACCGGTGCGGAAATTTACCGTTGAGGCAGACCATGGTCAAAAAACCAACACCCGCCCCATTAAGGGAACGTGACATCACCCGACAGATCGCCCGGGAATACTACAAAGAGTTCGACCAGCTCATCGAGAGCGACGTCATCATCGTCGGCGCGGGGCCATCGGGCCTCATCTGCGCGCACGATCTCGCCACGATGGGCTTCCGCACACTGATTGTGGAGCAAAGCCTCTCGCTGGGTGGCGGCTTTTGGTCCGGTGGCTATCTGATGAACAAGGCGACCATCTGCGCGCCTGCCCATGAAATCCTCGAAGAACTCAGCGTCCCCTGCAAGAAGATCAAGGACTGCGAGGGCATGTACATCGTGGACCCGCCCCATGCCACCGGTGCCCTGATCCACGCCGCCTACAAGGCCGGCGCCAAGCTCATGAACCTGACCCGCGTAGTGGACCTCATCCTGCGCAAGGATGGGCTACTGGAAGGCGTCGTTGTGAACAACACGACCGCCGAGATGGCCGGCCACGACATTATCCATGTGGACCCGATCGCGCTGGAGAGCAAAATCGTCGTGGATGCCACTGGCCACGATGCCGTCGTGGTCCACCTGCTGAAT encodes the following:
- a CDS encoding ABC transporter ATP-binding protein, with the translated sequence MASLIDCQDVWKIYRLGDLEVQALRGLTVSIDQGEFVAIMGSSGSGKSTFMNIVGCLDTPTRGSYRMGEIDVGRMETDELAELRNHRIGFVFQNFNLIPRTSALENVQLPLFYRGLSLREQRAKAVEALARVGLSGREHHYPAQLSGGQQQRVAIARALVTMPTLLLADEPTGNLDTESSREIMAVLESLNRQDGMTVLVVTHEPDIAAYAARKIVIKDGQVQEDWVKMHETFSVKR
- the thiC gene encoding phosphomethylpyrimidine synthase ThiC — its product is MSLTGNGSNGHKGNGSGHTPTASLTTTPFPASRKVHVDGTRGVRVPMREISLTPTRSTNGDAPVPNSPVTVYDTSGPYTDPAATIDARKGLAPLRWQWILNRTDVEQLTNVSSEYGRLRAADPKLNELRFQHIRKPLRAKHGMNVSQLHYARKGIITPEMEFIAIRENQSREFALELIARNGHGGGVAQHPGQSWGAKIPDRITPEFVRDEVARGRAIIPANINHPESEPMIIGRNFLVKINANIGNSAVASSIEEEVQKMIWAIRWGSDTVMDLSTGKNIHETREWIIRNSPVPIGTVPIYQALEKVGGKAEDLTWEIYRDTLIEQAEQGVDYFTIHAGVRLRYVPMTAKRMTGIVSRGGSIHAKWCLAHHEENFAYTHFEDICEIMKAYDVSFSLGDGLRPGSIADANDDAQFAELETLGELTQIAWRHDVQVMIEGPGHVPMHLIQVNMEKQLKECHEAPFYTLGPLTTDIAPGYDHITSGIGAAMIGWYGCAMLCYVTPKEHLGLPDKEDVKVGVVTYKIAAHAADLAKGHPGAQARDNALSKARFEFRWEDQFNLSLDPDTAKDFHDATLPDNAAKVSHFCSMCGPHFCSMKITQDVRDYAAKKQLDEQQAIQIGMKEKSDEFKKTGAEIYR
- a CDS encoding undecaprenyl-diphosphate phosphatase, which produces MNVWGPELAVILGIVEGLTEFLPISSTGHLILIGHWLGFTGETAASVAISIQLGAILAVVVYERQKLSAFFSQALTEQASLRASCGTTGWMDALTQSMTQHRNLWFLIGLFVAFLPAAVLGLLSHHWIETHLFNPRTVAIASIIGGGIIMGVEALKLNPRVTQLGQVGVRTAFWVGVAQCVALIPGASRSGATIIGALLQGMDRKTATEYSFFLALPTLIAATGYKLLKSAATFSSHDLMALGLGMIVAFFVAWAVIAGFLTFVQRHSLMVFAYYRIAMGALVLWIIP
- the nadA gene encoding quinolinate synthase NadA, whose amino-acid sequence is MKAITSEPRTIAEYQGRSAEELFQRTAEAKRALGDRVMVLGHNYQRDEVIVHADFRGDSLKLAQIAERQSDRPYVVFCGVHFMAETADILSRSNQTVILPDMAAGCSMADMAAIEQVDQCWDELGRVIPVEETVLPAVYVNSAAVLKAFCGEHGGITCTSSNARAVIEWAWARREKILFFPDEHLGRNTANKMGLPREEMIVWDPFQPRGGNSVEAIRRAKLILWKGHCSVHQMFQPAHVDYFRKQYPGIKVIVHPECHEDVVNKADQVGSTEFIIRTVTAAPAGTAWAVGTELNLVNRLKKEQPDKHVYFLSSTVCQCATMFRIDAPHLCWAMENLASGHVANSIVVPDDEKRWAKVALDRMMAIS
- a CDS encoding efflux RND transporter periplasmic adaptor subunit, which gives rise to MTRKVIWIAGILAVGVAIGGYVFFSGERKIPVRYKTVPVEWGAIVSVVNATGTINPVTMVQVGSQVTGMVESLHADFNSVVKKNDVVARIDPFPYRARRDQASANLANAKAAVLKSKADLLQRKRELDRVQSLITQQFVSQNDVDVAVTAHEGAMAQLAVAEAAVKQAQAALEAAELDLTYTVIKAPIDGIVISRLVEVGQRINASMSIPVVFMIAQDLTKMQVNANVSEADIGGITEGKEVAFTVDAYPGQRFQGKIRQVRNSPISVQNVVTYDVVVDVDNTGLQLKPGMTANVSIVVARKDDTLKVPNSALRFVPPKMTEGAGGSSGHPGAAPLKERSGAKTVWKMNASGDPKPVAVQTGISDGLVTEITSGDLKEGDSIIVGLEALKSTRSNNLPPGFGGGGPHQPRRPGGRDRGL
- the lspA gene encoding signal peptidase II, which translates into the protein MRALLELPAGGWDVHGSSDPLRPLRGGNPVSKPTARYVLLGLVSVITVLLDQATKLQITQSMRLHESIPVVPDFFSITYIRNPGAAFGILASSSSGFRLAFFGVTSILALVLLSTIFVRLKPTHWIGQLSVAAVFGGAIGNLLDRVRFGEVIDFLDIYLGAYHWPAFNVADAAISAGVCFLVYHLAFEKHEAEPAPQQLKN
- a CDS encoding thiazole biosynthesis protein gives rise to the protein MVKKPTPAPLRERDITRQIAREYYKEFDQLIESDVIIVGAGPSGLICAHDLATMGFRTLIVEQSLSLGGGFWSGGYLMNKATICAPAHEILEELSVPCKKIKDCEGMYIVDPPHATGALIHAAYKAGAKLMNLTRVVDLILRKDGLLEGVVVNNTTAEMAGHDIIHVDPIALESKIVVDATGHDAVVVHLLNKRNLYKQVPGNGAMWVSRSEQDVMDHTGEVYPNCFVVGLAVAAVHGTPRMGPAFGSMLLSGRYGAELIKKKLKQE
- the ileS gene encoding isoleucine--tRNA ligase is translated as MDYKATLNLPKTDFPMKANLPQREPEMLARWEEERLYEKIQHAGKGRPLFVLHDGPPYANGRIHIGHALNKILKDIIIKSKTMAGFHVPYVPGWDCHGLPIEHQVLKELGDKKKDLDATAIRKLCHDYAEKYVAIQRDEFKRLGVLGDWGHPYLTMNPGYEATILREFGKFVAKGCVYKGLKPVLWCTQDQTALAEAEVEYENHTSPSVYVKFPLVDGPATVEKKIGVALSGVNTLSVVIWTTTPWTLPANQAVCLHPEFDYAVVKVGSEAYVIAKPLVDAFAKACAVSDFTVLGAKKGQVFQGLGAKRPLTDGISPVLLGNFVTLEQGTGCVHIAPGHGMEDYILVLEHNAVAPKAEQLEILAPVDNAGRFTARVNDFTGQHVFKANPAIVETLKSKGVLLGSDSLSHSYPHCWRCKQPVIFRATEQWFVSMEKNDLRKKTLGVIDEMAARRGWIPPWGRDRIFGMIENRPDWCLSRQRSWGVPIPGFTCKACKKVLADQRLIEHVAGLVEQQGADVWFQKTAAELLPAGTVCSCGGKEFEKEKDILDVWFESGVSFAAVLKPHQWWPAGLYLEGSDQHRGWFHSTLLAGMTTDGQPPYKAVLTHGFVVDGAGKKMSKSVGNVVAPQDVIKQSGAEILRLWVAAQDYREDLRISQEILGHLVEAYRKIRNTCRFLLSNLYDFDPARDRVAYEKLPELDRWALLRLGELIPKVQTAYDAYEFHTIFHTLNNFCAVDLSAVYLDILKDRLYTFRKDAHERRSSQTVLYDVVVALTKLMAPVLSFTADEIWQMLPEAARKEAASVHLASFPEASPKWTDGKPAKELAAQWEKLLEVRVDVQAKLEIQRKDKTIGSSLEAEVLIEANPDKFKLLDRHKDILPSLFIVSQVNLKPVTNLPLKPDFAVTIIKAKGSKCERCWNYRPAVGTFMDHPTLCDRCVEVIQ